The proteins below are encoded in one region of Methanosarcina barkeri 3:
- a CDS encoding MarR family winged helix-turn-helix transcriptional regulator — protein MGEATLKKIILLMMERDALDSYIFEQTFQKKITSKFKNLSKNQPVVIKIIGMEGEIMPSTIGKYTGMDKSSLTRMVDDLEKKGFVFRKTDPEDRRKVLVSLTEKGLECYNYSNQVVDELLKLVDEKDIEDYVQSLETMVRILRKAVSQQIK, from the coding sequence ATGGGTGAAGCAACGCTGAAAAAAATAATTCTTCTTATGATGGAAAGGGATGCTCTTGACAGTTATATTTTTGAGCAGACTTTTCAGAAGAAGATTACTAGCAAATTTAAGAACCTTAGCAAAAATCAGCCCGTTGTAATCAAGATTATAGGCATGGAAGGTGAAATCATGCCTTCAACTATAGGAAAATACACAGGTATGGATAAAAGCAGCCTCACTCGAATGGTTGATGATCTGGAGAAAAAAGGGTTTGTATTTCGAAAAACTGACCCTGAAGACCGAAGGAAAGTGCTTGTTTCGCTGACTGAGAAAGGACTGGAATGTTATAATTACTCTAATCAGGTCGTAGATGAGCTGCTTAAGCTTGTAGATGAGAAGGATATAGAGGACTATGTTCAGAGTCTCGAGACGATGGTGAGGATTTTAAGAAAAGCAGTCAGTCAACAAATTAAATAA
- a CDS encoding VWA domain-containing protein: MESKVPRNKGLQDSFLLQTQTAAVLERALRSTVAFPRTIPRPMREKIAEIITLEILFDQPYEIKDPERFIETFGAFYPILLTLRNSKPWPKLRKIAKKSKGAGIAGLKILLPLIYEILERFSESASISGAEYLKELDTGMNEILKQFEEILKETLLIWGNPGSAEFSGRNTQAIENFGGSALVNAVLEFMQKEGYQDLLERILEGLYQSISEFISEMEENLELFDTLALLFPQRNWSYSVKELKKEPFYVQLKMLKNYSAFFEKSPDLRKIVDFIGRREFDPPSDRIRLSPFGKNKIQSVRFSDSINNLLPMEAAKLLNPSLKKKFYADMLEGKLLSYQLLGKHYTGPPHIKPRGSMIVLVDTSGSMHGAPQTLAKSAVLAMAKRMLFQQRDIKVILFASTSQHLEIELSSRKKMSEKFLNFLLYTFGGGTDFNTALASGLKSLKEKDFQGADLLFITDGKSEVSDELVLARWEEAKKKYNAKVYSLIVGSSGAGGLSEISDYTYFVEIETDSEDSGGFVRLIEHTEQKIPASNEAGN; this comes from the coding sequence TTGGAAAGTAAAGTCCCAAGGAATAAAGGCTTACAGGATTCGTTTTTGCTCCAGACTCAGACTGCTGCCGTCCTGGAACGAGCCCTCAGGAGTACAGTAGCTTTTCCTCGAACGATCCCTCGCCCAATGCGAGAAAAAATAGCCGAAATCATAACCCTTGAGATTCTCTTTGACCAGCCTTATGAGATAAAGGATCCTGAAAGATTTATTGAGACTTTCGGAGCTTTTTACCCAATCCTTCTTACCCTGAGAAACTCAAAACCCTGGCCTAAACTCCGAAAAATTGCAAAAAAAAGCAAGGGAGCCGGAATTGCAGGCTTGAAAATTCTTCTACCTCTTATTTATGAGATCCTTGAACGCTTTTCAGAATCAGCCAGTATTTCAGGTGCAGAGTATCTTAAAGAGCTCGATACAGGAATGAATGAAATCCTGAAGCAATTTGAAGAAATTCTGAAAGAGACTCTCCTTATTTGGGGAAACCCGGGATCTGCTGAGTTTTCAGGCAGAAATACCCAGGCCATAGAAAATTTCGGAGGATCTGCCCTTGTCAACGCTGTCCTGGAATTCATGCAGAAGGAAGGGTACCAGGACTTGCTGGAAAGAATTCTGGAAGGACTATACCAGAGTATTAGCGAGTTCATTTCGGAAATGGAAGAAAATCTTGAGCTTTTCGATACCCTTGCTTTGCTTTTTCCCCAGCGAAACTGGAGCTATTCCGTAAAAGAGCTTAAAAAAGAACCTTTCTATGTGCAGCTTAAAATGCTTAAAAATTATTCGGCTTTCTTTGAAAAAAGCCCTGACCTGAGAAAAATTGTGGATTTTATAGGCAGGCGGGAATTTGACCCTCCATCGGACCGTATACGCCTTTCACCTTTCGGGAAAAACAAGATCCAGAGCGTGCGCTTTTCCGATTCTATCAATAACCTGCTTCCCATGGAAGCTGCAAAACTCCTGAACCCTTCCCTGAAAAAGAAATTCTATGCGGATATGCTTGAGGGAAAACTCCTGAGTTACCAGCTCCTTGGAAAACATTACACAGGCCCTCCTCACATAAAGCCAAGAGGCTCGATGATTGTACTTGTAGACACCTCCGGATCTATGCACGGAGCTCCCCAAACTTTAGCTAAGTCTGCTGTGCTGGCTATGGCAAAACGGATGCTTTTCCAGCAGAGGGACATAAAAGTTATCCTTTTTGCCTCAACAAGTCAGCATCTGGAAATCGAACTTAGCAGCAGGAAAAAAATGTCCGAAAAGTTCCTGAATTTCCTGCTATACACCTTTGGCGGAGGAACGGACTTCAATACTGCCCTTGCCTCAGGCCTTAAGTCCCTAAAAGAAAAAGATTTTCAGGGTGCAGACCTGCTCTTCATAACCGATGGCAAATCCGAAGTCTCTGACGAACTTGTACTGGCCCGCTGGGAAGAAGCAAAAAAGAAGTATAACGCAAAAGTATACTCGCTGATCGTAGGCAGCAGTGGAGCAGGTGGGCTGTCTGAAATCTCGGATTATACTTATTTTGTAGAAATTGAAACGGATTCTGAGGACAGCGGTGGGTTTGTAAGGCTAATCGAACACACGGAACAGAAAATCCCAGCTTCTAATGAAGCCGGAAATTAA